In Leptospira langatensis, a single window of DNA contains:
- a CDS encoding ATP-binding protein, whose translation MTGSGSANDIKDRRRSTYVLHKALPYWTWILPLLLFHLATRLSLAFQVDTGVSISYLPIPLGIVLCFWWGPARVLPAMYANALFSASLWGLHDVSEYPIYSLWEVLAVGISWLFFVEWRKGKPWLPDLKETVRFVLWVAFPASLCNGFLVAWGLVFFGDLAWDHFLVSSLQGVVATLYDTLSFSVPALLWFTPWMESKGWSKTNGAWEERETSWDRNRFVNLKKKRILEVVGVFLFCGIFGRLIPSIEYWFVFGLFVLWASLRFGITLALIANIWVQIITLIIPFLLGEIESFKGSKGGHDLVLLVDLAILCVVALITGRATSDTKKELRKRRRIEARLIASREQYRKFFEENLSANFIADGTGNLLGANSSFLRMFGFETQAEAISKGLADLFPSYDDYSLFLQKIQIGSQLESHEEFFLNKNGIPVHTTGNYFASLNKSGGVDTIRGYLLDDTLRRKLENQLIESKKLETIGTLAGGIAHDFNNILQIISGYATRMELGTIQDSSLLDASRSINAAASRGAIIVRRLLSLARKGGGSFRTIDINQLVNDTVELLLPTFSETIRFQKELGEESVLIWGDSSQLEQVLINLCLNAKDAMPDGGEIRVRSFAVKGTMIRESFPLSGPNEYICLEVSDNGEGMSEETKKRIFEPFFTTKNKAQGSGLGMSMVYGIMQTHEGMIQVSSEPGKGTSIRLFFPLKPLSLAHS comes from the coding sequence ATGACCGGTTCTGGTTCAGCAAACGACATAAAAGATCGGAGAAGATCTACTTATGTGCTTCATAAGGCGTTGCCTTATTGGACCTGGATCCTTCCTTTACTTCTATTTCATCTTGCGACTCGGCTATCCTTGGCATTTCAGGTGGATACCGGAGTATCCATCTCTTATCTTCCCATTCCTCTAGGCATCGTACTCTGTTTTTGGTGGGGACCTGCGAGAGTACTTCCTGCAATGTATGCTAACGCACTCTTCTCGGCTAGTCTTTGGGGACTACATGACGTTTCCGAATATCCGATCTATTCTCTTTGGGAAGTCTTAGCGGTAGGGATCTCCTGGCTCTTCTTCGTGGAATGGAGAAAAGGAAAGCCTTGGTTGCCCGATCTGAAAGAGACTGTACGCTTCGTACTTTGGGTTGCATTCCCTGCCTCCTTATGCAATGGGTTTCTAGTCGCTTGGGGGCTCGTGTTCTTTGGGGATCTCGCTTGGGATCATTTCCTGGTCTCTAGTTTGCAAGGAGTGGTTGCGACCCTATACGATACATTAAGTTTTTCTGTTCCTGCATTGCTTTGGTTCACTCCTTGGATGGAATCAAAGGGCTGGAGTAAAACGAACGGCGCCTGGGAAGAGAGAGAAACAAGCTGGGATCGAAATCGTTTCGTTAATCTAAAGAAGAAAAGGATCCTAGAGGTCGTAGGCGTATTCTTATTCTGCGGGATCTTCGGAAGACTGATCCCTTCTATAGAATACTGGTTTGTATTCGGTTTGTTCGTTCTCTGGGCTTCCTTACGATTCGGGATCACACTTGCCTTGATCGCAAATATCTGGGTGCAGATCATTACGTTGATCATACCCTTCTTGTTGGGAGAGATCGAAAGCTTTAAGGGATCGAAGGGCGGACATGATCTTGTACTATTAGTTGATCTGGCGATCCTTTGCGTTGTAGCTTTGATCACAGGAAGAGCTACGAGTGATACCAAAAAAGAATTACGAAAAAGGCGAAGAATTGAGGCCAGACTGATCGCGAGTCGAGAGCAATATAGAAAATTCTTTGAAGAGAATCTTTCCGCGAATTTCATTGCGGACGGCACGGGGAATTTATTAGGAGCCAATAGTTCCTTTTTGAGGATGTTCGGGTTCGAGACGCAGGCCGAAGCCATCTCCAAAGGACTTGCGGATCTGTTTCCTTCTTATGATGATTACTCCTTGTTCTTACAAAAGATCCAGATCGGTTCCCAATTAGAGTCCCACGAAGAATTCTTTTTAAATAAGAACGGGATCCCGGTCCATACTACGGGAAATTACTTTGCGAGCCTTAATAAGTCGGGAGGAGTCGATACCATCCGCGGCTATTTGCTAGACGACACTCTTCGTAGGAAATTGGAGAACCAATTGATCGAATCCAAGAAACTGGAAACAATAGGGACTCTGGCAGGAGGGATCGCTCATGATTTTAACAATATTCTTCAGATCATTTCCGGTTATGCGACTCGAATGGAATTGGGAACCATTCAGGATTCTTCTCTTTTGGATGCGTCCAGATCGATAAATGCTGCGGCAAGTAGGGGTGCAATCATAGTCCGGAGACTTCTTTCCTTAGCGCGTAAAGGAGGGGGAAGTTTTAGGACCATAGATATCAATCAACTTGTGAACGACACTGTAGAACTTCTTCTTCCTACATTCTCAGAAACCATTCGATTTCAAAAGGAATTGGGAGAAGAGTCCGTCCTGATCTGGGGAGATTCTTCTCAGTTAGAACAGGTATTGATCAATCTTTGCCTGAACGCAAAAGACGCGATGCCGGACGGAGGAGAGATCCGAGTACGGAGCTTTGCCGTAAAAGGAACGATGATCCGAGAATCCTTTCCTTTGTCGGGGCCGAACGAATACATTTGCTTAGAGGTTTCGGATAACGGAGAAGGAATGAGCGAAGAGACCAAGAAGAGGATCTTCGAGCCATTCTTCACCACGAAAAACAAGGCCCAAGGAAGTGGGTTAGGAATGTCCATGGTCTATGGGATCATGCAAACCCACGAAGGAATGATCCAGGTCAGCTCCGAACCGGGAAAGGGTACGAGTATCCGTTTATTCTTTCCTCTTAAGCCGCTTTCGCTCGCGCATTCTTGA
- a CDS encoding ArnT family glycosyltransferase: MGSPSKSVRYIQFSELQGLVCLGVLSLLYLLLFRTSGLEFPPVWPDEVLFYSPSLDFAKNGTFRTDVLEGLVKGMEVQTLWMPPIFFLSNGWILRFFGEGLEILRLFAAVLSLLSVWIFWFFLKTFDFSPGARLGACLLLISDLLFLRVGWTARMEALCLFWALCSLYILARRARPENTRPLQQWEAFLSGVFLGISFLSHPFGAIFGVPALILIHQAKAWKAWMFWLGGMLPILAWGIWIHPHWDIFLYQFGAQFGRKKDLFQSFSPVTKIKVLLGGYESPGLRLFFYIALGLGLWVFRKEILEKFRTTFFFSAWTVSILFFLVLSTEYYYVMYLCVPLSALGGFFFERIKSRRVQFIAAILVFSNIAILVNAYKRIGFANSDFDLRERFYSSLGQELKSSKKIYLQAIPDPYFQIKKDRPDLKILEFIPGELPIPKEDFIQTLDSIDTFVFSDRQKRNEHVQAYLDENSSKFRKSRISVEPSTVRKVANVEAEIYRRR; encoded by the coding sequence ATGGGGTCCCCTTCAAAATCCGTTCGTTATATTCAATTTTCGGAATTACAGGGCCTTGTATGCCTTGGGGTCCTTTCCTTACTCTATCTTCTTTTATTTAGGACATCCGGTTTAGAGTTCCCACCTGTATGGCCGGACGAGGTTTTATTCTACTCACCTTCCTTGGACTTTGCAAAGAACGGAACGTTTAGAACGGACGTATTAGAAGGTCTCGTCAAGGGAATGGAAGTGCAAACTCTTTGGATGCCTCCCATATTCTTCCTCTCTAACGGTTGGATACTTAGATTCTTTGGAGAAGGATTAGAAATACTTAGACTCTTTGCAGCAGTCCTGTCCTTGCTCAGTGTTTGGATCTTTTGGTTCTTCTTAAAGACATTTGATTTTTCTCCAGGGGCTAGACTTGGAGCTTGCCTCCTTTTGATCTCGGACCTTCTTTTTTTGAGAGTGGGTTGGACTGCGAGAATGGAGGCTCTCTGTCTCTTTTGGGCCTTATGCTCTTTGTACATTCTCGCAAGAAGAGCAAGACCGGAAAATACAAGACCTCTACAACAATGGGAAGCCTTTCTTTCCGGAGTCTTCTTAGGGATTTCCTTCTTATCACATCCATTCGGCGCAATCTTCGGAGTTCCGGCTCTTATCCTGATCCACCAAGCAAAAGCTTGGAAGGCCTGGATGTTTTGGTTGGGGGGAATGCTTCCCATCCTTGCTTGGGGAATTTGGATCCATCCTCATTGGGACATTTTTCTGTACCAGTTCGGGGCCCAATTCGGGAGGAAGAAGGATCTATTCCAATCCTTCTCTCCTGTCACAAAGATCAAAGTATTGTTAGGCGGATACGAATCTCCCGGGCTCAGACTTTTCTTTTATATCGCTTTGGGATTGGGGCTTTGGGTATTCCGAAAAGAGATCCTAGAAAAATTCAGGACCACCTTTTTCTTCTCGGCTTGGACGGTATCCATTCTGTTCTTCCTCGTCCTTTCCACAGAATACTATTATGTAATGTATCTTTGCGTTCCCTTGTCTGCCTTAGGAGGTTTCTTTTTCGAAAGGATCAAGAGCAGAAGAGTACAGTTTATCGCAGCTATTTTAGTTTTTTCGAATATTGCTATCTTGGTGAATGCCTATAAACGGATCGGTTTTGCGAATTCCGATTTCGATCTGAGAGAAAGATTCTATTCATCCTTAGGTCAGGAACTAAAAAGTTCCAAGAAGATATATCTGCAGGCGATCCCGGATCCTTACTTCCAGATCAAAAAGGACAGACCGGACCTAAAGATATTGGAGTTTATCCCGGGGGAACTACCCATCCCGAAAGAAGATTTTATCCAAACCCTGGATTCCATAGACACATTCGTATTCTCGGATCGCCAGAAAAGGAATGAGCATGTACAGGCTTATTTAGACGAGAATTCTTCCAAATTCAGAAAGAGTAGGATCAGTGTGGAGCCTTCTACCGTAAGGAAGGTTGCCAATGTGGAAGCGGAAATCTATCGCAGGAGATAA
- a CDS encoding STAS domain-containing protein has translation MEIKTKKVGKHTLVQLDGRLDITHSDEVEAKLLDDVQAGQGDIVINLQNISYISSSGIRIFVGMVRELEKQNRKLKLCNITPNVKKVFDVVELLDLFEVYETEQDALATLK, from the coding sequence TTGGAAATCAAAACTAAAAAAGTGGGTAAACATACCCTAGTTCAATTGGACGGCAGGCTGGATATTACCCACTCGGACGAGGTAGAGGCAAAGCTTCTAGACGACGTTCAAGCCGGCCAAGGTGATATCGTTATTAACTTGCAGAATATTTCCTATATTTCTTCTTCCGGAATTCGCATCTTCGTTGGAATGGTCCGCGAATTAGAGAAGCAGAATCGAAAATTGAAACTCTGCAATATCACGCCTAACGTGAAAAAGGTTTTCGACGTAGTAGAACTCTTGGATCTATTCGAAGTCTACGAAACCGAACAAGACGCACTAGCTACCTTGAAATAA
- a CDS encoding alpha/beta fold hydrolase: MKYLWKAAKFALHCQLPTPPKVSETEIQIQVKGGTIPAILYTPKGKSCGTILAVNGLAYLGNKDPRFAIVCQSAAAIGYTVISPLLVEVTQFRIVKETVERIKEMILWLSSHPEYCPSQKISYLAPSFSGSMGLIAASDPEVGKKIASILTIGAYCDVQTTLDYVMTSDDGDEYGRMILLYNFIKFALQTENSELEKALKACVLDGSFSRETLELPTVLESIKPENREVFTRLREDKAFREGIWKQIVANAGTDSSFLTELQVKDKLHLLECPVSIVHGLGDNVVPSQEARIMKDHLKKKAKLVLTPLISHGDVGISISQVPAIYQLIEGFAFFFKNARAKAA; this comes from the coding sequence ATGAAATATTTATGGAAGGCAGCGAAATTCGCTCTCCATTGCCAATTACCCACACCTCCAAAAGTATCGGAGACTGAAATACAGATCCAGGTCAAAGGCGGAACCATTCCCGCTATCCTTTATACTCCTAAAGGAAAGTCCTGTGGGACTATTCTCGCAGTGAACGGATTGGCTTATTTAGGGAATAAGGATCCAAGATTCGCAATCGTTTGCCAATCGGCGGCGGCTATCGGTTATACAGTCATCTCTCCTTTATTGGTAGAAGTCACCCAGTTCAGGATCGTAAAAGAAACAGTAGAGAGGATCAAAGAGATGATCCTTTGGCTTTCTTCTCATCCGGAATATTGTCCTAGCCAAAAGATCTCCTACTTAGCTCCTTCTTTTTCCGGAAGCATGGGCCTGATCGCTGCTTCCGACCCTGAAGTTGGAAAGAAGATCGCATCCATCCTAACCATCGGGGCTTATTGCGACGTTCAGACGACCCTTGATTACGTGATGACCTCCGACGATGGAGATGAATACGGAAGAATGATCTTACTTTATAATTTCATAAAGTTTGCTCTCCAGACAGAGAACTCCGAATTGGAAAAAGCTCTCAAGGCCTGCGTGTTGGACGGAAGCTTCTCCAGAGAGACTCTGGAATTGCCAACCGTCTTAGAAAGCATCAAGCCGGAAAACAGAGAAGTATTCACAAGACTGAGAGAAGACAAGGCTTTCCGTGAAGGCATCTGGAAACAGATCGTGGCAAACGCGGGAACCGATAGTTCCTTCTTAACCGAACTGCAGGTAAAAGATAAACTGCATCTTCTTGAATGTCCAGTTTCTATCGTGCATGGTCTTGGGGACAATGTTGTTCCTTCTCAAGAAGCACGTATCATGAAGGACCATCTAAAGAAGAAGGCTAAATTGGTGCTTACTCCTTTGATCTCTCACGGGGATGTGGGGATCTCTATTTCCCAAGTTCCTGCTATCTATCAACTGATCGAGGGATTTGCATTCTTCTTCAAGAATGCGCGAGCGAAAGCGGCTTAA
- a CDS encoding tyrosine-type recombinase/integrase: protein MKIEKKTKSLRAKSSALSKDEIRTLLNASKTHENHYLWFRMLYSFGLQVAELVSLRVGDVDWENHRVYIHRSQKLNTRNPLIPVSLRRDLWFASQGKQYEDFLCSGRSGRVHPRTVQKMFGKLGEMTGVPVSVIRLRRSLASHLLDAGWDQESIREQLGLSSRKSLRDLMGEKPETQSCKIFPLEEIQGSAA from the coding sequence ATGAAAATAGAGAAAAAGACCAAGAGTCTTAGGGCCAAGTCTAGCGCTTTGAGCAAGGATGAGATCAGAACCTTACTGAATGCCTCTAAGACTCACGAAAATCATTATCTTTGGTTCAGAATGTTGTACTCCTTCGGATTGCAGGTCGCGGAACTTGTGTCCTTGAGAGTGGGGGATGTGGATTGGGAAAATCATCGAGTCTATATCCATCGTTCCCAAAAACTGAATACAAGGAATCCCTTGATCCCGGTCTCTTTGCGACGGGATCTTTGGTTCGCTTCTCAGGGAAAGCAGTACGAGGACTTTCTTTGCTCCGGAAGATCCGGTAGGGTGCATCCTAGAACGGTCCAGAAAATGTTCGGTAAATTGGGCGAGATGACAGGCGTCCCGGTGAGCGTAATTCGCCTTAGGAGGTCTCTCGCTTCTCATTTATTGGATGCGGGTTGGGACCAAGAAAGCATCCGGGAGCAGCTAGGACTTTCTTCCCGAAAATCTTTACGAGACCTGATGGGGGAAAAACCGGAAACCCAATCCTGCAAGATATTTCCTTTGGAAGAGATCCAAGGTTCTGCGGCATAA